A window of the Gossypium hirsutum isolate 1008001.06 chromosome A05, Gossypium_hirsutum_v2.1, whole genome shotgun sequence genome harbors these coding sequences:
- the LOC107961473 gene encoding UDP-glucuronic acid decarboxylase 5 isoform X2 gives MDRTPKIRTYSSCRPLFVEVDQIYHLACPASPIFYKYNSVKTIKTNVIGTLNMLGLAKRLRARILFTSTSEVYGDPLEHPQKETYWGNVNPIGVRSCYDEGKRMAETLMFDYYRQYGIEIRIARIFNTYGQRMNIDDGRVGSNFIAQAIRNEPLTVQLPGTQTRSVCYVSDLVDGLNQLMEGTDAGPINLGNPGEFTMKELAKAVQELINPEVQISEVENTPDDPPQRKPDITKAKEVLGWEPKVNLHEGIPLMEDDFRQRLGVPRT, from the exons ATGGATCGGACACCCAAGATTCGAACTTATTCGTCATG CCGGCCGTTGTTTGTTGAGGTCGATCAGATATACCACCTAGCTTGCCCCGCTTCTCCAATCTTCTACAAATACAATTCTGTGAAG ACGATAAAGACGAATGTGATAGGTACATTGAATATGTTGGGACTTGCAAAACGCCTCAGAGCAAG GATTTTATTTACCTCAACTTCAGAGGTTTACGGGGATCCACTTGAGCATCCCCAAAAGGAGACCTATTGGGGGAATGTTAACCCCATTg GAGTTCGGAGCTGCTACGACGAAGGAAAACGAATGGCGGAAACTTTAATGTTTGATTACTACAGGCAATATGGCATCG AGATTCGGATTGCTAGAATCTTCAATACTTATGGACAGCGCATGAACATCGATGATGGGCGTGTTGGCAGCAATTTTATAGCTCAAGCAATCCG TAATGAGCCATTGACAGTTCAATTACCGGGAACACAGACAAGGAGCGTCTGTTATGTCTCGGACTTG GTAGATGGCCTTAATCAACTTATGGAAGGAACGGACGCCGGACCCATCAATCTTGGGAATCCAG GTGAATTCACGATGAAGGAACTTGCAAAAGCAGTGCAGGAG CTTATAAATCCGGAGGTACAAATATCAGAGGTGGAAAACACACCGGATGATCCGCCACAAAGGAAGCCAGACATTACGAAAGCAAAGGAGGTGTTAGGATGGGAACCGAAGGTGAACTTGCACGAAGGAATTCCGCTTATGGAGGATGATTTCCGGCAGAGGCTGGGTGTCCCTAGGACGTAA
- the LOC107961473 gene encoding UDP-glucuronic acid decarboxylase 5 isoform X1: MDRTPKIRTYSSWYSTLFFMSSMVHSCSNIGVSAMYHTYISRPLFVEVDQIYHLACPASPIFYKYNSVKTIKTNVIGTLNMLGLAKRLRARILFTSTSEVYGDPLEHPQKETYWGNVNPIGVRSCYDEGKRMAETLMFDYYRQYGIEIRIARIFNTYGQRMNIDDGRVGSNFIAQAIRNEPLTVQLPGTQTRSVCYVSDLVDGLNQLMEGTDAGPINLGNPGEFTMKELAKAVQELINPEVQISEVENTPDDPPQRKPDITKAKEVLGWEPKVNLHEGIPLMEDDFRQRLGVPRT; encoded by the exons ATGGATCGGACACCCAAGATTCGAACTTATTCGTCATGGTATTCAACTTTGTTTTTTATGTCCAGTATGGTACATTCATGTTCGAATATTGGTGTTTCAGCTATGTATCATACATATATTAGCCGGCCGTTGTTTGTTGAGGTCGATCAGATATACCACCTAGCTTGCCCCGCTTCTCCAATCTTCTACAAATACAATTCTGTGAAG ACGATAAAGACGAATGTGATAGGTACATTGAATATGTTGGGACTTGCAAAACGCCTCAGAGCAAG GATTTTATTTACCTCAACTTCAGAGGTTTACGGGGATCCACTTGAGCATCCCCAAAAGGAGACCTATTGGGGGAATGTTAACCCCATTg GAGTTCGGAGCTGCTACGACGAAGGAAAACGAATGGCGGAAACTTTAATGTTTGATTACTACAGGCAATATGGCATCG AGATTCGGATTGCTAGAATCTTCAATACTTATGGACAGCGCATGAACATCGATGATGGGCGTGTTGGCAGCAATTTTATAGCTCAAGCAATCCG TAATGAGCCATTGACAGTTCAATTACCGGGAACACAGACAAGGAGCGTCTGTTATGTCTCGGACTTG GTAGATGGCCTTAATCAACTTATGGAAGGAACGGACGCCGGACCCATCAATCTTGGGAATCCAG GTGAATTCACGATGAAGGAACTTGCAAAAGCAGTGCAGGAG CTTATAAATCCGGAGGTACAAATATCAGAGGTGGAAAACACACCGGATGATCCGCCACAAAGGAAGCCAGACATTACGAAAGCAAAGGAGGTGTTAGGATGGGAACCGAAGGTGAACTTGCACGAAGGAATTCCGCTTATGGAGGATGATTTCCGGCAGAGGCTGGGTGTCCCTAGGACGTAA
- the LOC107960980 gene encoding uncharacterized mitochondrial protein AtMg00820-like yields the protein MEPQFFKEAVKNAGWRSSMQMEVRALKANGTWMIKSFPPRNKTLGSKWVYKIKYNSDGTIERLKAHLVVLNNHQIEGIDYNETFVLVENMVIVRTLLAIVASKIKSFIKWMFIMPFCAVVLMRRIIGSQTSWLSD from the exons ATGGAGCCACAATTTTTTAAGGAGGCTGTGAAAAATGCAGGGTGGCGTAGTTCTATGCAAATGGAGGTTCGAGCTTTGAAGGCTAATGGCACATGGATGATAAAGTCTTTTCCTCCTAGAAATAAAACTCTAGGTAGCAAATGGGTGTATAAGATCAAATACAACTCCGACGGTACCATTGAAAGATTGAAGGCCCATTTAGTTGTCCTCAACAATCATCAGATTGAAGGAATTGATTATAATGAGACTTTTGTTCTAGTGGAAAATATGGTGATTGTTCGAACCTTATTGGCCATCGTTGCATCAAAGATAAAGAGCTTCATCAAATGGATGTTCATTATGCCTTTCTGTGCGGTGGTCTTGATGAGGAG GATTATTGGGAGCCAAACCAGTTGGCTCTCCGATTGA